The DNA window AATCAGGATACATCACGGCTGCTCTACATAAAGGGATTACTCGCCCAGAACCAAAATTAACCTCATTTTCCTTGACCCAAATATGGCTATCTCCTCCCATTGCAGATGTTTCCATTTTGATGGCTTTTACTTTGGTTTCCCAACCACCTACAACTGCTCCTTTTTCACTCATTTCCGGTACACTATTGTAGATAACAGAAATATCTGTACTTGTACCTCCTACATCAATCACCGCACATGAATCGTTTTCTGTCAGAAAAGCGCCACCAACAAGACTTGCTGCAGGTCCTGAAAAAATAGACTCTATTGGTTTTTCTAATGCTTTTTTGATTCCAACAACTGAACCGTCGCATTTGAGCATGAAGATATTGGCATCCATACCTCTGGATTTTATTTCGGATTCAACTGTATGCATGAATTTGTCTGTCACCGGAATCAATTGTGCATTGAAAAAGGCAGTAACAGCCCGTTCAAATGCACCAAGGTCCTGTGATAGTTCATGTGAACAGACAACTGGATGGTCTGTTACCATATTTATCCATTCCCTGACATCTTCCTCATGGTCTGGATTTCTATTGCTGAAAAAAGATGAAATGGCAAAGGCAGAAACCTTATCTTTTACCTTATATACAAAATCTTCAATCGATTCAATATCAAGAGGTGCTTTTTCACCACCTTTATGATTATGTCCCCCTGAAACCTGTATGTAATGTTTTGTAGGCAATTCCTGTTTAAAATCAAAATCACCTATAAGTATCAATCCTACAGGGAAACCTGTGCCTTCAAGGATACTGTTTGTGGAAAGTGTTGTGGAAACAGAAACTGTTTTTACAGATTTAAGGTAGCTTTCATCCAAACCATCTATTGCATTTTTAATACCTGCCATAGGATCAGGATAGGTTGTCAGTGCTTTATTAGCTCCTATTATTTTTTCATCCGAATTCCTTAAAATCACAGCATCTGTATAAGTTCCACCGGCATCAATTCCAAGACTGTATTTCATTTTAATTACCTCATTAAATTAATGTAGATAACAAGAACATAAAAAGATTTTACATAAATGTATCGTGTTTCTACATCGATGTTAACTTTTAAAAATAATTAAAAGTTATCAATGCTTTATAAAAATTATATGAAACTGAGTTTCAAAAATAATATTAGAAATTAAAAACAGTATCTAATAATTAACTTTAATAATTTATTAAACATGGGGGTTTGTAAATGGGAGATGAATACATATGTTTAGCCTGTGGGTCTATCATAGACTCCGAATCAAAAATTGAAAACTATAGTAAATCAATAGAAATATGTGAATGTTGTGGCAAACCGGTTACAAAAAAAGTGGCAACAAACAAAACATCAAAAACACCAGAAGCTATACCAAGATAAATTAGCTTTTGGAAATAAACAGCAATTACAAATCAAACTCTGTTTAATTAATCCGGAGCATAGGACATAGATTTCATCTCGTTCTGGCAAAAAGTTATTATGTCTGATTGCTGTAGATTAATTACAGAGTTTTATATCTCAAACTTTTTTTAGAGGGATTCATCATGGGTCTTGCTGACAGAGAATACACCAAAAGAGATAAAGACGGCAGAGTTGAATACCTCTCAAAAGATACGAATAAATCATCTGCCGGTAATATAACCCAACCCGAGAGTATAACTGATAAAATCCGATGTTTTTTACAATCACTAATACAAAAAATTAAAAAATAATTTTAAGACCTGAACAATCAACTGTACCAACCCGATGTCCAGTCCACTGAACCAGGTTTATATTTTGATTCTATATCTTTAATATTATCATTTAACAATGCTGTTATAATTTCATCTACATTTGATACAATATTGTTTAGAGGTCTGTTGGTTGTGTCCACTTCAAAAACCCTGCTGCACCACTCTACTGATTCAAAAAGGATTACATCCAGCTCTTCTGCATCTACATTCTCCTGTATTTTTTCATTGGAGTAACCACGCGATGTCAACCTTTTTTCCAGCTCTTCAGGTGATGCCCGGAGTACAATAATATTATCTGCTATATAGTGCGATAAATGGCTTTCAAGTATGGTTACAGATTTATCGTTATTTTCTTCTGTTATTTCTGACACTCTTTCAGATATCTTATCCATGTCTGCAACCACAGAATCCCGTTCTTCATCCTCATATTTGTACAGATTCTCGTTTTTAATCATCTCGTTTAGATGGATGATATTGTACCCTAAATTTGTTTCAAGAAAATTACTCAAAGAACTTTTTCCTGTTCCCGGTGTGCCTGTCAGTCCAATCAACATGGTTAAAGAGAAAGTTTTTCAGATATTAATTTTTATGGAAATTCCGAGCTATATTTAAAAAATTTCCAATCAATTTCAATCCATCAGGTGTAAGCACCGATTCTGGATGAAACTGCAACCCATAAACAGGATGATTTTTGTGTCTTACAGCCATGATAATACCATCTTTCGTAGTTGCAATCGCTTCCAGTTCAGACGATAATTTTTCAATTCCCAGAGAATGGTAGCGTCCTGCTGTCATGGGACTGGATATACCTTCAAAAATAGGTGAATTGTCATGTAGAACCTGATGACCTTTACCATGAACTGGTCCTCCTGTAGAGTGACTTACCGTCCCTCCAAAAGCCGTGTTTATTGCCTGATTTCCAAGACATATACCAAGTACTGGGATTTCTGCACAAAATTCACGTATTATGTCAGTACACGAACCAATATCATTTTTATTTTCAGGAGTTCCCGGACCCGGAGATATCACAATTACATCCGGATTAATGGACTTTACTTCTTCAAGTGTTATTTTGTTGGACATAACAACTATATCTGGTTCATACATGGAAAAATAATCTACCAAATTCCACACAAATGAATCCTTGTTGTTTATAAAAAGTATTTTCATATTTATCCCCTTATTGCACTAAGCATTGCAGCCATCTTTCGCTCGGTCTCCTTGTATTCATATTCAGGACTGGAATCCGATACCACCCCAGCACCTGCCTGTACATAGGCAGTACTTTTGTTTATAAGTACAGTTCTGATAACTATCGCAAAATCCGCATCGCTGTTCCATGAATAATACCCTACTCCTCCGCCGTAGATTCCACGTGGTGATTTTTCCATTTTATCGATTATTTCCATCGCCCTGATTTTGGGAGCTCCTGACAATGTTCCTGCAGGAAATATTGCTCTGGTTGCATCGAACTGGTCGCACTCATCACGTAATGTTCCTTTTACAGTACTTTCGATATGCTGGACATGAGAATATTTAACAACCTTCATGAAATTTTCAAGTTTTACAGATCCACTTCTTGAAACCATACGTACATCATTTCTGCCAAGGTCTACAAGCATAACATGTTCCGCACGTTCTTTTTCATCATTCAACATAGAAGATGCATATTCTTTGTCTTTATTTTCATCTTTACCACGTGAACACGTTCCTGCGATAGGATTGGTAATAACTTCTTTATTATGAACTGTCATAAGAGTTTCAGGACTTGCACCGACAATACTCAAATCCCTGAAATTGAAAATATACATATAGGGGCTGGGATTGATATTTCTCAGTTTTTTGTAAAGGTCAAGTGGTGTTTGTTCTATATTAACTGCATATCTTCGGGATAGCACAACCTGGAATATATCCCCATCAAGGATATGCTGTTTTGCATTTTCTACCGCCTTCTCAAAATCATTTCTGTCTATATTACAAACCGGTTCCATTGAATCTGTTTTTGATTCGGGTAATGTAGATATTTCAAGACCTGATGCATCATAGAGAGAATTGTATAACTCTTCTGCCTCTGATAATGCTGTATTATATACTGATTCTGGACTGCTGTTTCTTGATATAAACGGTGTTACCACAATATACACATCACCTGTGAGATGGTCAAAAACAAAGGTTTTTGTTGTGAGAGCATACTGTAAATCTGGTGTATCAGTTTCGTATTTTTTATCCATATCAAGCCAGCAGTCATATACAATATCATATCCGTTGTAACCGATTGCTCCCCCGAGAAACGTCTGTCTGTCAAATTTCTTCTGATTTAAAAGGTTTACTCCATCAGCAGTGGGAAATACCGCTCTTAATGCGTCCAGTACATCATAACCTTCTTTTATTCTTCCCTGACAGAAATTGTTATTACCTGATTCATCAGTGCAAACATGTCCGATTTTAGAACCGAGGTAGTCCACAAAATCCGAGTTTTTAAAAAATTCCAGTTTCAGATTTCTATCACTTATTGTAAGCAATGCATCTGGGTCAAAACCAACAAACGAAAACCTTGCATGTTTTTTCTCTTTTTCAACAGACTCAAGTAAATAGGAACACCTGGATTTTTGTAGCAGTGTATATAGCTGCAGGGGTGTGCATTCAGTTTCAACTTTTGCCATTAGCTGGATTATTGCAGGTTTTTCAGAATTTTCAACCAGATTGATGAATTCGTTTTTGTTTAAATCAAAAGAAAGCATTATGCATTCCTCGCCTCATGTATGAATCTATGGATTTTATCAATGTCTTTTGTATTATTGGTTTCCACGCCTGATGCAACATCAACTGCATAGGGAAATACTGTCTGGACTGCTTCTTTTACATTATCGGGATTGAGTCCCCCTGCCAGAATCACAGGTATATCCACATTGTTCATAATGGTTTTACTAATTTCCCAGTTATGTACAGTCCCGCTTCCACCGGATTTTGTGTCGGTTTTTGAATCCAGCAAAATTGCGTCCAGAAGCCCCTGATTTTTTAGGTTATTAATTGTATTTTCAAATTCACAAATAACTCCGGATGATGATTCTGAATTTCCAACTGGAACTGAGCAGGTTTTTACAATCGGTATGTCTAAACGGTTTTTCATGTATTCCAGATCATCAGCATTGATGTTTCCGTGTATCTGCACAATGTCAGGTCTGACTGTTTCAACCATTGATACCGCCTGTACTCCTGAATCCGGCATGATAACAAGTACTGAATCCATAAACAATGGCACAGAATGTATAAGTTCTGCTGCTTTCTGGATATTGATTTTTCTGGGGGTATCAACAGGTACATCCACTATAAAACCCACAGCATCCGCTCCGCATATGGATGCTTTTTTTATATCATCAGTGGATTTCATACCGCAGATTTTGATACGTATTGCAGGTTTCATTTGTTGACCCTGAATTTGCTTTCTGGAAAGATCTAAATTCATCCAGTTTTTTCAACGCCTTTCCACTATCGATTGTTTCTTCAACAATAGATACTCCTTCATTAATTGACCCTGCAACACCTCCCACATAGAGAGCCGCTGCTGTGTTTAGGACAACTATATCTCTCTTTGGTCCTTTTTCACCGTTTAAAATATAGAGTATGTCCTGTGCATTTTCACCGGGTGTACCTCCCACTATTTCATGCGGACCTGCACGTTTAAACCCGAAATCTTCAGGTGTCAATGTATAGGTATGTATCATACCATCCTTTAATTCTGCAACATAGGTTTCGGCTATGTTGGAGATTTCATCCATACCTTCACCATGTACTACAAGTGCATGTTTTATACCCAGTTTTTTCAGTGTCAGTGCCATAGGTTTACAGAGTTTTTTATCATAAACACCTATAATCTGTGAATTTGCTCCTGCCGGGTTGGTTAATGGCCCCAAAATGTTGAAGATGGTCTGCATTCCCAGACTTTTCCTAATTGGTGCTACTTTCTTCATTGAGGGATGGAACACCGGTGCAAGCATAAAACCAAAACCAACGTTTTCAATGCAGTTACAAACTTCATCTGGTGTCTGGTCTGTCATGATGCCAAGTTCACTTAACACATCAGCACTCCCTGACAATGAGGTTACTGAGTGGTTGCCGTGTTTTGCTACTGTTACTCCTGAAGCAGAAGCAATGATTGACGATGCTGTTGATATATTGATTGTATTATGTCGATCTCCACCTGTTCCACAGGTATCTACAAGTGTTCCGCTAACCTTGGGATAAATGAGGTTTGCAGCCTTTTTCATACCTCTTGCAAATCCAGCCAACTCATCGATTGTCTCCCCTTTTATCTTCAACGCTGTCAGAAGTGCCCCTATCTGGGCCTCTGTAGATTCATTAAATATGTCTATAACAGCATTTTCTGATTCTTCTATTGTCAGGTTCTTACCTTCAGTTAATTTTTGAATATATGATTCCATGATAGACCCAAATTATACTTTAATGTACATATATATACAAAATAGTACAATGTTGTGACAAGATATAAAGGTTATTGTTTAAAAATTTTTACAGTTTGTCGATGATTAAAGTAAAATAGGCTTAAAGAGAATATAATATACAGCTAAAAACTCCAGTTTAGTAATGAAATTAGTATCTTTAATAAATAAGTTCAAAATAATTGCCCAATGGAACTATAAACATGGCTGACAAGAAAATTAAACTTTCAGATAATGTGCCTGGGTCATACTACGTAGATGTCAAATGCATTGCATGTCATTTATGCGTGCAGATTGCACCTAATAATTTTAAAATGAAAAATGGATATGCTTATGTTTATAAACAACCGGAAAATGAAGAAGAGAGAAACTCCTGTGAAGATGCTGTCATGATTTGTCCTGTAGAAGCAATCGGAAATGACGGCTGAATAGGATAATAAATAACAAGAATCTATCCAAAATTAATGTTAGGGTTCAGGCTAACAAAAAGAATAAATTAATATTGTTGAATGCAAACTTATCCTGCGTCCATTAGTTTGATGGTATGGATATAAATCATTTATAAATCCCTGTACAAGAAATAGATGGTTCGGCATGGATAAATCAAATCCTATATCTGCAATTGGTGAAAAATCGCTTATAGCAAATATATCAGGTATATTTAATACTTCAAAAAATGCCTGTATAGCAAAAGGTGCTGGCGAGGATGATTGTGCTGTAATAGACCTTAACAATGAAGAGTTTATGGTTGTTACAACAGATATGCTCCACATGAAAACTGATTTCCCTCTCCAGATGTCAGCGTGGCAGATTGGATGGATGTCTGCGGCTGTTAATTTTAGCGATATTGCTGCAATGGGTGCCTGTCCCATGGGTTTGCTTGCTGCTTTTGGATTGCCTGAAAATATGGAACTGGGGTTTATAGAGGATGTCTCACAGGGTATGAATGATTGTGCAAAATACTGTAATACTTCTGTGGTGGGTGGAGATATAGACAAGCACGATGAACTGACCATAACAGGCACTGCACTGGGTCGTGTTGATAAAAATAATTTATTAACGCGAAGCGGTGCAAAAACAGGAGATTTGGTATGTGTTACCGGTCATACGGGGTCTGCAGGTGCAGCTCTTTATGCGATAAAGAACAATATTGAAGTCGATGACGAGTTTTTAAAAGCACTCTTTGAACCTGTTCCCAGAACACATGAAGCACAAAAACTTGCACAATCTGGTGCTGTAACCTCAATGATTGATACAAGCGATGGTCTTGCTATGTCCCTCTATGACCTCGCTTTGAGCAGTCAGGTCGGATTCAGAATATATGAAGATAAACTTCCTGTTTCAAATGAAATCTATTCTATTGCAGATAAAAAGAAAGCTATTTATTTTGCACTGTATTCAAGTGGTGATTTTGAACTGCTGTTTACAATATCATCTGAATTAAAATCTAATGCAGTCAATTCTTGTGATTTCAGTATAATCGGAGAAGTAATAGACTCAGAGAAAGGAATTGTACTGGAACGTACTGATAAAAATCAAGAGGTAATAAATAGAAAAGGATATGAACAGTTATAAGTCATAAATCATACTAACAAAATTAACAAATAATTGTGGAAGGTTAAACTATGAAAGGATATTTTAAATTTATTTTAATCGGATTGTTATTTTTTGGGATGTTTACCGGGATTGCAGAGGCTCAAACTGAACCATCTATAAATAACAGTAGTATAAGTGTTGATAGTGTAACTCTTGATAGTGCCACTATAACTTTTGAAGTTAATCAAAGTGATGCTAATACATATATAAAATATGGAGAAAATGGAACTTCTCTAAACAGCCAATCTGATCCTGTTAGTGATGCCCCTTATGAAATCACATTGTCCGGATTATCAGCAAGTACTAAATACGATTTTGAAATCTACGCTGAAAACAGCACCGACCCTGCTAAAAATACTACATCAGAAATTAATCACTTCACAACTACTACACCTACTAGTCCATCTATAAATAACAGTAGTATAAGTGTTAATAATTTAACTGGGAAAAAAGTAAGGATTACTTTCGAAGTTAATCAGAGTGATGCTAATACATATATAAAATATGGAACTAATAAATCATCATTAGATAGTCAATCTGATGCTGATAATGATGATCCTTACGAAATTATATTATCAGAATTGTCTGGTGGTACAAAATACTATTTTAAAATATATGCTGAAAATAAAGTCTTCTCAAATTATAATTCAACCTCAGAAAAGAATGATTTCACAACTTTATCAATAAAAGGGAATAGAATTTGGGAAGAAGGAATGTCTGATTATTATGAATGGACTGCAGAAAGTTATTCTGGATTCTATTATGACCTCGATTCTGGTATAAGTTCAGAGACAATGTCAATAAGTGACATCAATAGTAATATCGGTGAAGGTGAGCTTGAATATACCACATCACCGATTGAAACCGATTTTGAACACAGCGGTTTTGGTTCCTATGAAGTCATCGGATTCATGGCTGAAAGATACTTTGCCGGGTATATAGGAGAGAATACATCTTTTGTTAATGAAGATATCAGCATGATGGGTGATGGTCAGTTATCCAAAGTATTGATGGATAGCGATGAAAGGAAATCCGTATTCTCTGGATCGGCTCTTACAC is part of the Methanohalobium evestigatum Z-7303 genome and encodes:
- the trpE gene encoding anthranilate synthase component I; this encodes MLSFDLNKNEFINLVENSEKPAIIQLMAKVETECTPLQLYTLLQKSRCSYLLESVEKEKKHARFSFVGFDPDALLTISDRNLKLEFFKNSDFVDYLGSKIGHVCTDESGNNNFCQGRIKEGYDVLDALRAVFPTADGVNLLNQKKFDRQTFLGGAIGYNGYDIVYDCWLDMDKKYETDTPDLQYALTTKTFVFDHLTGDVYIVVTPFISRNSSPESVYNTALSEAEELYNSLYDASGLEISTLPESKTDSMEPVCNIDRNDFEKAVENAKQHILDGDIFQVVLSRRYAVNIEQTPLDLYKKLRNINPSPYMYIFNFRDLSIVGASPETLMTVHNKEVITNPIAGTCSRGKDENKDKEYASSMLNDEKERAEHVMLVDLGRNDVRMVSRSGSVKLENFMKVVKYSHVQHIESTVKGTLRDECDQFDATRAIFPAGTLSGAPKIRAMEIIDKMEKSPRGIYGGGVGYYSWNSDADFAIVIRTVLINKSTAYVQAGAGVVSDSSPEYEYKETERKMAAMLSAIRG
- a CDS encoding hydantoinase/oxoprolinase N-terminal domain-containing protein; translated protein: MKYSLGIDAGGTYTDAVILRNSDEKIIGANKALTTYPDPMAGIKNAIDGLDESYLKSVKTVSVSTTLSTNSILEGTGFPVGLILIGDFDFKQELPTKHYIQVSGGHNHKGGEKAPLDIESIEDFVYKVKDKVSAFAISSFFSNRNPDHEEDVREWINMVTDHPVVCSHELSQDLGAFERAVTAFFNAQLIPVTDKFMHTVESEIKSRGMDANIFMLKCDGSVVGIKKALEKPIESIFSGPAASLVGGAFLTENDSCAVIDVGGTSTDISVIYNSVPEMSEKGAVVGGWETKVKAIKMETSAMGGDSHIWVKENEVNFGSGRVIPLCRAAVMYPDFLNLLKRNPLSPVNLESENYQPTRFFIKSGYQPLEIDEGEREIFDAIKDEPTSISEIKNRINKYPSRKLLKSLIKKRLVQPIGFTPTDALHVLGNYTERNVEAANIGADYLASLTKMDDKYQFCKFVKQEFTKNMASNLVSFFFEGISKNEIRKSFDIESPVQYKINIPVVLIGGPVSAFSEDLKELIDADIKVPDNSSVGNAVGALSAKGMRRVEVLIRRTSIFAPGWDYYVFSENGRAECNGYHEALDYARKLGESIILDYMEDIGIDPDHIQIDMDKKEITPDGWETPMESRVVVFGLAKHGEKS
- a CDS encoding aminodeoxychorismate/anthranilate synthase component II — translated: MKILFINNKDSFVWNLVDYFSMYEPDIVVMSNKITLEEVKSINPDVIVISPGPGTPENKNDIGSCTDIIREFCAEIPVLGICLGNQAINTAFGGTVSHSTGGPVHGKGHQVLHDNSPIFEGISSPMTAGRYHSLGIEKLSSELEAIATTKDGIIMAVRHKNHPVYGLQFHPESVLTPDGLKLIGNFLNIARNFHKN
- a CDS encoding ferredoxin, whose amino-acid sequence is MADKKIKLSDNVPGSYYVDVKCIACHLCVQIAPNNFKMKNGYAYVYKQPENEEERNSCEDAVMICPVEAIGNDG
- the trpD gene encoding anthranilate phosphoribosyltransferase yields the protein MESYIQKLTEGKNLTIEESENAVIDIFNESTEAQIGALLTALKIKGETIDELAGFARGMKKAANLIYPKVSGTLVDTCGTGGDRHNTINISTASSIIASASGVTVAKHGNHSVTSLSGSADVLSELGIMTDQTPDEVCNCIENVGFGFMLAPVFHPSMKKVAPIRKSLGMQTIFNILGPLTNPAGANSQIIGVYDKKLCKPMALTLKKLGIKHALVVHGEGMDEISNIAETYVAELKDGMIHTYTLTPEDFGFKRAGPHEIVGGTPGENAQDILYILNGEKGPKRDIVVLNTAAALYVGGVAGSINEGVSIVEETIDSGKALKKLDEFRSFQKANSGSTNETCNTYQNLRYEIH
- the thiL gene encoding thiamine-phosphate kinase; its protein translation is MDKSNPISAIGEKSLIANISGIFNTSKNACIAKGAGEDDCAVIDLNNEEFMVVTTDMLHMKTDFPLQMSAWQIGWMSAAVNFSDIAAMGACPMGLLAAFGLPENMELGFIEDVSQGMNDCAKYCNTSVVGGDIDKHDELTITGTALGRVDKNNLLTRSGAKTGDLVCVTGHTGSAGAALYAIKNNIEVDDEFLKALFEPVPRTHEAQKLAQSGAVTSMIDTSDGLAMSLYDLALSSQVGFRIYEDKLPVSNEIYSIADKKKAIYFALYSSGDFELLFTISSELKSNAVNSCDFSIIGEVIDSEKGIVLERTDKNQEVINRKGYEQL
- a CDS encoding phosphoribosylanthranilate isomerase; its protein translation is MKPAIRIKICGMKSTDDIKKASICGADAVGFIVDVPVDTPRKINIQKAAELIHSVPLFMDSVLVIMPDSGVQAVSMVETVRPDIVQIHGNINADDLEYMKNRLDIPIVKTCSVPVGNSESSSGVICEFENTINNLKNQGLLDAILLDSKTDTKSGGSGTVHNWEISKTIMNNVDIPVILAGGLNPDNVKEAVQTVFPYAVDVASGVETNNTKDIDKIHRFIHEARNA
- a CDS encoding adenylate kinase family protein; the protein is MLIGLTGTPGTGKSSLSNFLETNLGYNIIHLNEMIKNENLYKYEDEERDSVVADMDKISERVSEITEENNDKSVTILESHLSHYIADNIIVLRASPEELEKRLTSRGYSNEKIQENVDAEELDVILFESVEWCSRVFEVDTTNRPLNNIVSNVDEIITALLNDNIKDIESKYKPGSVDWTSGWYS